A single region of the Silene latifolia isolate original U9 population chromosome 8, ASM4854445v1, whole genome shotgun sequence genome encodes:
- the LOC141596555 gene encoding uncharacterized protein LOC141596555 — translation MRSTDPGSHIVNIPCNANDEYRLMSDLSFDFGGLFGRTRSPTPFKFPSSITGTNLSFNFNGLCIDQRPQSSNTCFFAIHRGLVLVVYDDGNYLVHNPLTREFTRLPKPPSLNNQYQSKCSISLVEKTGFIMKGTRNTLSYGWIYFVLRVCRISKVIELYKSNDRPSCWNVSKLGLDEELIQACWCWENTVVLSEVHAYFLLTNKDRGVTIRVLRRPRVGAPPKVVAYGFALPNCVVQQGFQNARLGECRDYLHISYYNANGVWIWKHIDNGRTLTLEAWVPLFEISYHRQLCKPLAMECLGNVFKSGNLVVPLAFHPEAPIVFFRVKSWIVAYDNDNKDTFDKIADFGLGDPVSSSVSVFPYSPCLASPVIKRYGPFFKYSRVLNTVMRY, via the coding sequence ATGCGGTCTACTGACCCGGGAAGTCATATTGTCAATATCCCTTGTAATGCCAATGATGAATATAGATTAATGTCTGACTTATCATTCGACTTTGGTGGTCTATTTGGAAGAACCCGTTCTCCAACTCCATTCAAATTCCCAAGTAGCATTACCGGAACAAATTTGTCTTTTAATTTTAACGGGTTATGCATAGATCAAAGACCTCAATCGTCTAACACTTGCTTCTTTGCTATACATCGAGGGTTGGTTCTAGTTGTTTATGATGATGGTAATTACCTTGTGCATAATCCACTCACGAGGGAATTCACCCGATTGCCAAAACCTCCTAGCTTGAACAACCAATATCAATCGAAATGCAGCATTTCACTAGTAGAGAAAACCGGTTTTATCATGAAGGGTACTAGGAATACTTTGAGTTATGGGTGGATTTATTTTGTTTTGAGAGTTTGTCGCATTTCCAAAGTAATCGAGTTGTATAAATCAAATGACCGACCTTCATGTTGGAACGTTTCAAAACTTGGATTGGATGAAGAATTGATTCAAGCATGTTGGTGTTGGGAGAATACGGTTGTACTTTCTGAAGTTCATGCCTACTTTCTATTAACAAACAAGGATCGCGGAGTGACAATAAGGGTCTTAAGACGCCCAAGAGTTGGAGCTCCCCCAAAAGTCGTAGCTTATGGGTTTGCTTTACCTAATTGTGTTGTgcaacaaggattccaaaatgcaAGATTAGGGGAATGTAGAGATTATCTTCATATTTCCTACTATAATGCTAATGGAGTTTGGATTTGGAAACATATTGATAACGGCAGGACTCTCACGCTGGAAGCATGGGTTCCGTTATTTGAAATAAGCTATCATAGACAATTGTGTAAACCCTTGGCTATGGAGTGTTTAGGTAATGTGTTCAAGTCAGGCAATCTAGTGGTGCCTCTAGCCTTCCATCCGGAGGCTCCAATTGTGTTCTTTCGGGTTAAGTCATGGATCGTTGCTTATGATAACGACAATAAGGACACGTTTGACAAGATAGCTGACTTTGGATTGGGGGATCCTGTATCATCATCTGTGTCCGTCTTTCCGTATTCTCCATGTCTCGCTTCTCCTGTGATTAAAAGATATGGTCCGTTTTTTAAATATTCACGGGTATTAAATACCGTGATGCGTTATTAA